A single genomic interval of Roseomonas aeriglobus harbors:
- a CDS encoding DUF1738 domain-containing protein, producing the protein MRKATSRRARREVAGEDRQPENRANLYDEVTARIIAELEAGRFPWVQPWGRTGGTGPGLPRNALTARSYSSVNILILWGAVIEHGWPSQSWLTFRQAREAGGCVRKGEHGVTVVYADRFTPEAEKERAQRDGDDPKAVPFLKRFTVFNVAQCEGLRAGLASDPAPLPEREIVPVAEEVIAASGVDFRVGGAKAFYAPEPDFVQVPPQPAFFDQINYYRTCLHELTHATGHAKRLGRDLKNSFGSKDYGREELVAEMGSAFLCAALGIVPTVRHADYIGSWLEVLREDNRAIFRAASAATKAADWLLARHREAQEARAQGRIAA; encoded by the coding sequence ATGCGCAAAGCTACCAGCCGCCGTGCCCGCCGAGAGGTTGCGGGCGAGGATCGTCAACCCGAGAACCGCGCCAACCTCTATGACGAGGTGACCGCCCGGATCATCGCCGAGCTTGAGGCGGGGCGGTTTCCATGGGTCCAGCCGTGGGGACGAACCGGCGGGACCGGCCCCGGCCTGCCGCGCAACGCGCTCACCGCCCGGAGCTATTCGAGCGTCAATATCCTGATCCTGTGGGGCGCGGTGATCGAACATGGCTGGCCGTCGCAATCATGGCTGACCTTCCGGCAGGCACGGGAGGCGGGCGGCTGCGTCCGCAAGGGCGAGCATGGCGTGACCGTGGTCTATGCCGACCGCTTCACCCCCGAAGCCGAGAAGGAACGCGCCCAGCGCGACGGCGACGACCCCAAGGCGGTGCCGTTCTTGAAGCGGTTTACCGTGTTCAACGTCGCGCAGTGCGAGGGCTTGCGCGCCGGGCTGGCCTCCGATCCCGCGCCGTTGCCCGAACGCGAGATCGTGCCCGTTGCCGAGGAAGTTATTGCCGCATCGGGTGTCGATTTCCGCGTCGGCGGGGCCAAGGCATTCTATGCCCCCGAACCCGATTTCGTGCAGGTGCCGCCGCAGCCCGCTTTCTTCGACCAGATCAACTATTACCGGACCTGCCTGCACGAACTGACCCACGCCACCGGCCACGCCAAGCGGCTCGGACGCGACTTGAAGAATTCCTTCGGCAGCAAGGATTATGGGCGCGAGGAACTGGTCGCCGAAATGGGTTCGGCCTTCCTCTGCGCCGCGCTCGGCATCGTCCCCACCGTCCGCCATGCCGACTATATCGGCTCATGGCTGGAGGTGCTGCGCGAGGACAATCGCGCCATCTTCCGCGCCGCCAGCGCCGCGACCAAAGCCGCCGATTGGCTGCTCGCGCGGCATCGGGAAGCCCAAGAGGCGCGCGCGCAAGGGAGAATCGCAGCATGA
- a CDS encoding ParB N-terminal domain-containing protein: MKLEFIDIGNIDDSAVNMRHGKKAPDVSDILPTVRKRGIIVPVILRPGAAEGRFELVAGRRRVHAARIAQADEGADPELGRVPSAIMEAGDDAAALEASLIENLARLDPDEVTQWETFTRLVKEGREVDDIAATFGLPDLTIRRVLALGNLLPRIRQLYRDEKIDRTTVRHLTLASKSQQKAWLALYDDPDNYTPTGHQLKAWLFGGQSIAAKVALFDLATYAGATVADLFGDDRYFADPEAFWTAQNEAIEARRAAYLEDGWSDVVIVPASEHFHSWEYEKAAKRKGGRVYVDVRSTGEVTFHEGYLTRKEARRVASGEAPQGAKPRRPELTSTLQTYVDLHRHAAVRAALLTRPEVALRLMVAHAVVGSHLWRVSPEPQTTRNDEVRESLETARGETVFDERRRAVLALLGFSSEEPTVTGGNGDDYGVAGVFLRLVELPDPAVMEVIAVVIGETLAAGSAAVAAVGTEIGIDMADWWQADEALFGLIRDREVLGRVVAEVAGETVASANAGEKSKTLKRIIADHLAGNDGRPKVERWVPRWMQFPPSAYTTRGGVGTVAAHAKVDAARDVATVPEPDEQAEPFAEAA, translated from the coding sequence ATGAAACTCGAATTCATCGACATTGGCAACATCGACGACAGCGCCGTGAACATGCGCCACGGCAAGAAGGCGCCCGATGTGTCCGACATCCTGCCGACCGTGCGCAAGCGCGGCATCATCGTCCCCGTCATCCTGCGGCCCGGCGCTGCCGAAGGCCGGTTCGAACTCGTCGCCGGGCGGCGGCGCGTTCATGCCGCTCGCATCGCGCAGGCCGACGAGGGCGCGGACCCCGAGCTTGGCCGGGTGCCGTCCGCGATCATGGAGGCGGGCGACGATGCCGCCGCGCTCGAAGCCTCGCTTATCGAGAACTTGGCGCGGCTCGATCCCGACGAAGTCACCCAGTGGGAAACCTTCACCCGGCTGGTCAAGGAAGGCCGCGAGGTGGACGACATCGCCGCCACCTTCGGGCTTCCCGACCTCACCATTCGCCGCGTGCTGGCGCTCGGCAATCTGCTGCCGCGCATCCGCCAACTCTACCGCGACGAGAAGATCGACCGCACCACTGTCCGCCACCTGACCCTTGCCAGCAAGAGCCAGCAAAAGGCGTGGCTGGCGCTCTACGACGACCCCGACAACTACACGCCGACCGGCCATCAGTTGAAGGCATGGCTGTTCGGCGGGCAGTCGATCGCGGCGAAGGTGGCGCTGTTCGACCTCGCCACCTATGCGGGCGCGACCGTCGCCGACCTGTTCGGCGACGACCGCTATTTCGCAGACCCCGAGGCGTTCTGGACCGCGCAGAATGAAGCCATCGAGGCACGGCGCGCGGCCTATCTGGAGGACGGCTGGAGCGATGTCGTGATCGTCCCCGCGTCGGAGCATTTCCATTCGTGGGAATATGAGAAGGCCGCCAAGCGCAAGGGCGGGCGCGTCTATGTCGATGTCCGCTCGACCGGCGAGGTGACTTTCCACGAAGGCTATCTGACCCGCAAGGAAGCCCGCCGCGTCGCCAGCGGCGAGGCTCCCCAAGGCGCGAAGCCGCGGCGCCCCGAACTGACCTCGACCTTGCAGACCTATGTCGATCTGCACCGCCACGCCGCCGTCCGTGCCGCGTTGCTGACCCGGCCCGAGGTGGCGCTCCGCTTGATGGTCGCCCACGCTGTGGTCGGCTCGCATCTTTGGCGAGTGTCGCCGGAGCCGCAGACCACACGCAACGACGAGGTGCGCGAAAGCCTCGAAACCGCGCGCGGCGAAACGGTGTTCGACGAGCGCCGCCGCGCCGTGCTCGCCCTGCTCGGTTTCTCGTCCGAGGAGCCGACCGTGACCGGGGGAAACGGCGACGACTACGGCGTGGCGGGCGTGTTCCTGCGCCTCGTCGAGCTTCCCGATCCCGCCGTCATGGAGGTGATCGCGGTCGTTATCGGCGAGACGCTGGCGGCGGGCAGCGCCGCCGTCGCGGCGGTCGGCACCGAGATCGGCATCGACATGGCCGATTGGTGGCAGGCCGACGAGGCGCTGTTCGGGCTGATCCGCGACCGCGAGGTGCTGGGCCGGGTGGTCGCCGAGGTGGCAGGCGAGACGGTTGCCAGCGCCAATGCGGGCGAGAAGTCCAAGACCTTGAAGCGGATCATCGCCGACCATCTGGCGGGCAATGACGGACGCCCCAAGGTCGAGCGCTGGGTGCCGCGCTGGATGCAGTTCCCGCCGAGCGCCTACACCACGCGCGGCGGTGTCGGCACCGTCGCGGCCCACGCCAAGGTTGATGCCGCGCGCGATGTCGCGACCGTGCCGGAACCCGATGAGCAGGCCGAGCCGTTCGCCGAAGCGGCGTGA
- a CDS encoding DUF2958 domain-containing protein: protein MILLTADLRFALRANAINHRAAQRDEKPEPDPVPVLKLFNPVGAATWLATELDSDDDTLFGLADLGFGCPELGYFSLSEIASVRLPFGLGIERDIGFETPHALSVWADAARRTGSILSAQQELRSAGANQLPPRGG, encoded by the coding sequence ATGATCCTCCTCACCGCCGATCTTCGCTTCGCGCTACGCGCGAACGCCATCAACCACCGCGCCGCCCAGCGCGACGAGAAGCCCGAACCCGATCCCGTGCCGGTGCTGAAACTGTTCAATCCGGTGGGCGCGGCGACATGGCTTGCGACCGAACTGGACAGCGATGACGACACCCTGTTCGGCCTCGCCGACCTTGGCTTCGGATGCCCCGAACTCGGCTATTTCAGCCTGTCCGAGATCGCCTCGGTTCGCCTGCCGTTCGGCCTCGGCATCGAGCGCGATATCGGGTTCGAGACGCCGCACGCGCTGTCCGTTTGGGCCGATGCCGCCCGCCGAACCGGGTCGATCCTGTCCGCTCAACAGGAACTCCGCAGCGCCGGAGCCAACCAGCTTCCGCCACGAGGCGGATGA